A part of Limihaloglobus sulfuriphilus genomic DNA contains:
- the radC gene encoding RadC family protein — MVKIKDKPAVERPRERLLKKGPDALSKSDLLAVLLGSGIKGKNVQQLSQHIIRKFGDNFLNITAADLQAISGIGQAKALQIVAAISLVKRFFKPCEDEIQIINSQDVLNVTSEFRNKKKEHLISLYLNARNGLIKKETISVGILDKTLLHPREIFSPAIESNAASLILVHNHPTGDYAPSERDNVIIKKLIEAGQIMGIPVIDFVIISSKGCFSFFNSSNKVKTLDYIAEGELRTLWDLLEEDKISYTKSFTVASHHHFKSEEPPDGHFSLQNRRYLGNKYRLLGFIEDIIAEKCGPVETFCDIFAGTGVVGERFNDREIAIISNDLLYSNYICLHAFLGVCSDVYIDVQNKIELLNNIEPKEENYFSENFGGTYFSNENARKIGAIREHIEVISSDSDEKNILLCSLLYAADKVANTVGHYDAFRKKLDMLKPIRLQIPHIQYWNNQNNEVYNEDANELIKKIYCDVLYLDPPYNSRQYSDAYHLLENLAEWSMPAVTGLARKMDRKHIKSDYCQKNATSAFANLIYNAKCKHILLSYNNTGETKDGRSNARIDDKDIMQILSERGSVEVFEKDYKAFTAGKSNDENNAERIFYCKIRG, encoded by the coding sequence ATGGTCAAGATCAAAGATAAACCCGCGGTAGAACGTCCAAGAGAAAGACTCCTCAAGAAAGGGCCGGATGCTCTCTCCAAGAGTGATCTTTTAGCTGTACTCTTAGGAAGTGGAATTAAAGGGAAGAATGTTCAGCAATTATCACAACATATTATAAGAAAATTCGGAGATAATTTCCTAAATATCACTGCTGCCGATTTACAGGCTATATCAGGCATTGGACAAGCAAAGGCCTTACAGATAGTCGCTGCGATATCATTGGTAAAGAGGTTTTTTAAGCCCTGCGAAGATGAAATTCAAATCATCAACAGCCAAGATGTATTAAATGTGACAAGTGAATTTAGGAATAAAAAGAAAGAGCATTTGATAAGCTTGTACCTGAATGCGAGAAATGGGCTTATTAAAAAGGAAACTATTAGTGTAGGGATCCTTGACAAGACCTTGTTACATCCGAGAGAAATATTTAGTCCTGCAATAGAATCCAATGCCGCGAGCCTTATTCTTGTCCATAATCATCCCACAGGTGATTACGCGCCAAGCGAAAGAGACAACGTAATTATAAAAAAACTGATAGAAGCCGGGCAAATTATGGGCATACCAGTGATTGACTTTGTAATAATTTCATCAAAGGGTTGCTTTAGTTTTTTTAACAGTTCTAATAAGGTAAAGACGCTTGATTATATCGCAGAGGGGGAACTGAGGACATTATGGGATCTATTGGAAGAAGACAAAATTTCATACACAAAGAGTTTCACAGTTGCAAGTCATCACCACTTTAAGTCAGAAGAACCCCCAGATGGACACTTTAGCCTCCAAAATAGGCGTTATTTAGGGAATAAGTACAGATTATTAGGTTTTATCGAGGATATAATAGCCGAGAAATGCGGACCAGTAGAAACCTTTTGTGATATTTTTGCGGGTACTGGCGTGGTTGGCGAAAGATTCAACGATAGAGAAATAGCAATTATATCAAACGATTTATTGTACTCAAACTATATCTGTTTGCATGCATTTTTAGGAGTTTGTTCAGATGTGTATATAGATGTTCAGAACAAAATTGAGTTATTAAACAATATTGAACCAAAAGAAGAAAATTATTTTTCTGAAAATTTTGGAGGCACATATTTTTCAAATGAAAATGCCAGAAAAATTGGCGCTATCAGGGAGCATATTGAAGTAATCTCATCTGATTCTGATGAGAAGAACATACTTCTCTGCTCTTTACTGTACGCTGCAGATAAGGTAGCGAATACAGTTGGTCATTACGATGCTTTCAGAAAAAAATTGGACATGTTGAAGCCTATAAGATTACAAATCCCTCATATTCAATACTGGAATAACCAGAACAACGAAGTATATAACGAGGATGCCAACGAACTTATAAAAAAAATATACTGTGACGTATTATACTTGGACCCTCCTTATAATTCTCGGCAGTATTCGGATGCTTATCACCTATTAGAAAATTTAGCAGAGTGGTCTATGCCGGCCGTCACTGGTTTAGCGAGAAAAATGGATCGTAAGCATATCAAAAGCGATTATTGTCAAAAAAATGCAACTTCTGCATTTGCAAACCTGATTTATAATGCCAAATGTAAACATATCTTACTCTCCTACAATAACACAGGTGAGACTAAAGACGGTCGGTCTAATGCCCGAATAGATGATAAAGACATAATGCAGATCTTAAGTGAAAGAGGCTCTGTCGAAGTGTTTGAGAAAGATTATAAGGCTTTCACAGCGGGCAAAAGTAACGATGAAAACAATGCAGAG